The nucleotide window TTGAAGACCACTACCAACAACAGAATATATAATGTACTGTTACTGCTTATTATAACTCATAATTAATGCATGTAAAACTACAGTGCATTAGATCCATAAAAAGTTAAGAACAAATCTCCTCTTAATAAGCATGGGAAACAGTTGATTTAGGTGCTATATATTAACTAACATAGCTCTGGCACTCTTGCATCACGGGGAACATAGATGGGTTCGATGCAAGTGGTGGAAATTCAAAGAGCACAATCAGATACTGAAAACATTCCAAGCAATTGAGAGTTACCTCTACTAGCCCAGCAGCATGAAAGAGTTTTCTCACAGTATCCAATGAGAAGAAGTATGAAAAGGTACCATCTGATCGCATATATTCCCGAAACCCTACTCTTTGATGAGGTAAAAACCGTAGCATTGTCATGTCATAAAGACCTGATATAAAAAAAAGCTATCAGAAAGCAGTTGGTTGTACGCAGTGTGAAATTATACCATTGTATGTGAGCCAGTACCGTAATCCCTAAACAGAAGAAGGCCGCCTGGTTTCAGAACAGAAACACATTGTTCTATAGTAGTTGGCATTATGTCATAGGGTATGGCTGACAGTGTGAATATCTGccaataataaaaataaaaacactAACATCTATTAACTGGTAAAAGATGAGTACCTATACTGAGAATGTGGAAATGCTGCCCTTCAAAGCACATTCAGAACTATAACATGTGCAAATCAAGCTTAAAAATTCATATACATGTACAcctgatcatttttttatatgCAAACAAATGATATGAGTATGACCAACCAACTAGCACCAGATAAAATTAATCTACCATGGTAATAAAATCCATGCCACCAGCACAACATTGGTTCTCTCTAAGGAAGACTGGGTGCTCTTTTCTAATTCCATGGTGACTTGGATCTGAAAGCAAAAATGTAATGAGTTCAGAACTTGGAATGTGAAAATAAAACTCAAATGAAGGAATATTTGAAACAAAATGAATGACCAAGTAAAAATGCAGCAGTCTTCCCCAGCGAACTTTGACAGGCTTTGCAGAATAACCAATCTGGGAAAGTTTCTTTAGAAACATCCATTAAAAAGGGGTGGAACCTATCCTTGATATCATTCCCTTTTGTATTGGATATAATTTCATTGGCCTTCTCAAGAATGTCTTTACTACAGTCACAAGCAAAGACAGTGATCCTTTCACTAGACCTGAAGAAACCATACATTATGACTGTGTCACCATTAGGAAGATTCTAGTAATATATAATTTCTATAAAAAGTTTATTATAATGACATATAGTATCACATATTCAGGACAAAAACAGGAGAGGAAAAATACTACATCTTCAGGATCATAGAAGTCAGATCGAACCCCAGTAATACTGCAACACACCACACTAGGGAGGAAAATTTGAAGTATTGAAAGTCTACATCAATATGCAAAACTTGAAACTACGTTCGCAATTAGAAAACAACTGTTCATTGTCTTATATGAATTAGGCGACTGAACAAAATAGTAGTGAGGACATTACCGTAGAATGGAAACAGCAGTGCTTCCATTCCCACACCCCACTTCTAAAACCTTGGCATGATCTTCGCTGCTACACAGTTCAGGAAATT belongs to Miscanthus floridulus cultivar M001 chromosome 4, ASM1932011v1, whole genome shotgun sequence and includes:
- the LOC136551354 gene encoding uncharacterized protein, translating into MEVEEAGGEVENAGKDEAEAEYHSHDFEWEDLKEEVESGPTFSYHLSPFLEPAASTTSPPKSSSEEAWRSFHRRHASGKFFKERRYLLKEFPELCSSEDHAKVLEVGCGNGSTAVSILRSSERITVFACDCSKDILEKANEIISNTKGNDIKDRFHPFLMDVSKETFPDWLFCKACQSSLGKTAAFLLDPSHHGIRKEHPVFLRENQCCAGGMDFITMIFTLSAIPYDIMPTTIEQCVSVLKPGGLLLFRDYGLYDMTMLRFLPHQRVGFREYMRSDGTFSYFFSLDTVRKLFHAAGLVELELEYCCVKSVNRKNGKTMQRVWVHGKFQKPS